In Cicer arietinum cultivar CDC Frontier isolate Library 1 chromosome 7, Cicar.CDCFrontier_v2.0, whole genome shotgun sequence, a single window of DNA contains:
- the LOC101495217 gene encoding guard cell S-type anion channel SLAC1 isoform X2: MDIHDEILSEGDDEGIIKNDEKHLSKSSTEAQETKRNHTSIKRQVSLKTGFSVLNRERKGRDDQRKVQTRSGTSLGVFDLEAQQTDFSILKTKSSPSKQNSLLPRKLESQDINGVDDDSINEVVPAGRYFAALRGPELDEVNDYEDILLPTDEKWPFLLRFPIGCYGICLGLGSQAVLWRTMATSPATSFLHIRPAVSFAIWLLALAVLIAVSITYILKCIFYFEAVRREYFHPVRINFFFAPWIVCMFLAISVPSQLAPHTTLQPAIWCTFIVPYFLLELKIYGQWLSGGKRRLSKVANPSNHLSVTGNFVGAILASKVGWNEPAKFFWAVGFAHYLVVFVTLYQRLPTSEALPKELHPVYTMFIAAPSAASLAWESIYGEFDGLCRTCYFIALFLYIALVVRIKFFTGFGFSVAWWAYTFPMTTMSVATIKYAEQVPSIISKCLALGLAFMSSTMVSFLLVSTLLHAFVWHTLFPNDLAIAITKRKKGREKKPLKKAYDIKRWTKKALTKNSENKDTSKNNG, encoded by the exons ATGGATATACATGATGAAATTTTGTCAGAAGGTGATGACGAGGGAATAATTAAAAACGATGAGAAGCATTTGAGTAAATCATCAACCGAAGCTCAAGAAACGAAGCGAAACCATACAAGTATTAAAAGACAAGTTTCACTTAAGACAGGATTCTCTGTTCTGAACAGAGAAAGAAAAGGTAGAGATGATCAAAGGAAGGTTCAGACAAGAAGTGGAACCAGCTTAGGAGTTTTTGATTTGGAAGCACAGCAAACTGATTTTAGTATCTTAAAGACAAAATCTTCACCGAGTAAGCAGAATTCTTTGTTGCCAAGAAAATTAGAGTCACAGGATATTAATGGTGTGGATGATGATTCTATTAATGAAGTTGTTCCTGCTGGTAGATACTTTGCTGCTCTTAGAGGACCTGAGTTAGATGAAGTTAAT GACTATGAGGACATCCTTCTCCCCACAGATGAGAAATGGCCCTTTCTCCTTCGGTTTCCCATAGGATGCTATGGTATCTGTCTTGGCCTAGGCAGCCAAGCTGTTCTGTGGCGTACAATGGCAACAAGCCCTGCCACCAGTTTTCTCCATATTAGACCAGCTGTCAGTTTTGCAATATGGTTGTTGGCTTTAGCAGTGCTAATAGCTGTTTCCATCACCTACATTCTCAAATGCATATTCTACTTTGAAGCTGTTAGAAGAGAGTATTTTCATCCGGTTCGTATCAACTTCTTCTTTGCCCCTTGGATTGTCTGCATGTTTTTGGCCATCTCTGTACCCTCTCAACTTGCTCCACATACTACCCTTCAACCTGCTATTTGGTGCACTTTCATAGTACCTTATTTTCTCCTTGAACTCAAAATCTATGGCCAGTGGCTTTCTGGAGGCAAAAGACGTCTGTCTAAGGTTGCAAATCCCTCTAACCATCTTTCTGTAACAGGTAACTTTGTTGGAGCAATTTTAGCTTCAAAAGTTGGTTGGAATGAACCTGCCAAATTCTTTTGGGCTGTTGGATTTGCACATTACCTAGTTGTTTTTGTTACATTGTATCAGAGATTGCCAACAAGTGAGGCATTACCTAAAGAGCTACATCCTGTATACACCATGTTTATTGCTGCTCCGTCTGCAGCTTCTCTTGCTTGGGAGAGTATCTATGGAGAGTTTGATGGGTTATGCAGAACTTGCTACTTCATCGCCTTGTTTCTCTACATTGCACTTGTCGTCCGGATCAAATTCTTCACTGGTTTTGG GTTTTCAGTGGCGTGGTGGGCTTACACCTTTCCCATGACAACCATGTCGGTGGCAACCATCAAGTATGCAGAGCAGGTTCCTTCCATCATAAGTAAGTGCCTTGCTCTTGGGCTTGCATTTATGTCATCAACAATGGTCTCTTTTTTGCTTGTGTCCACACTTCTGCATGCTTTTGTTTGGCACACCTTGTTCCCGAATGATCTTGCAATTGCCATAACGAAGAGGAAGAAAGGCAGGGAGAAAAAACCCTTGAAGAAGGCCTATGACATAAAGCGTTGGACAAAGAAAGCTCTGACCAAGAACTCAGAGAACAAGGATACTAGTAAGAATAATGGCTAA